The following are from one region of the Primulina eburnea isolate SZY01 unplaced genomic scaffold, ASM2296580v1 ctg822_ERROPOS1000000+, whole genome shotgun sequence genome:
- the LOC140822449 gene encoding ubiquitin-conjugating enzyme E2 variant 1D-like gives MTFCSGGSSVVVPRNFRLLEELERGEKGIGDGTVSYGMDDGDDIYMRSWTGTIIGPHNSVHEGRIYQLKLFCDKDYPEKPPSVRFHSQINMACVNHDSGVVEPKKFGLLANWQREYTMEDILTQLKKEMAAPHNRKLVQPPEGTYF, from the exons ATGACCTTTTGTTCAGGAGGATCCAGCGTCGTGG TCCCTCGAAATTTCAGATTGTTGGAGGAACTTGAACGCGGAGAGAAGGGAATTGGAGACGGCACTGTAAGCTATGGAATGGATGATGGAGATGACATTTACATGCGATCCTGGACTGGTACAATTATAGGTCCTCACAAT TCTGTACATGAAGGGCGTATTTACCAATTGAAGCTATTCTGTGATAAAGATTATCCAGAGAAGCCTCCCAGTGTTCGTTTCCATTCTCAGATAAACATGGCTTGTGTAAACCATGATAGTGGAGTG GTGGAACCCAAGAAATTTGGACTTCTAGCTAATTGGCAGCGAGAGTACACAATGGAAGACATACTGACACAGTTGAAAAAAGAGATGGCTGCTCCTCACAATCGCAAGCTGGTCCAGCCTCCTGAAGGGACATATTTTTAG